GCAGGCGGCCCAGCAACAGTGGGGTGTAGGTTTCGACTGGCGCCTCCAGGCACGGCAGCAGCTCTTTCAGGGTGCGGCTGGACAGCCCAGCCGCGTACAGCTGCTGAATGAGGCGCACGCGCGCCACCGCCGAGCCCGCGTAGAGGCGCTGGCCGCTGTCGCTGCGGCTGCTGTAGAGCAGCCCCTGTTCTTCGTAGTAGCGCAACGAGCGCACACTGACGCCCGACTGCTGGGCCAGGTCTCCTATTCGCATAGCTTGCAGCCTAGCACTTGCCTCTGACGTCAATGTCAGGGTTTAGGCTAGCGGCGGCCGAGGGGAAGAGGTGCCACAGTGTCCCTTGACCTCGGCCCGGAGGACGTATGACCACACTGTTTGACCGCACCCAGCTCGGTGAGCTGACCCTGCCCAACCGCCTTGTGATGGCCCCGATGACCCGCGCCCGCGCGTCGGCCGGTGGCCTGGCCAACGCCGCCATGGCGGCCTACTACGCCCAGCGGGCCACTGCTGGCCTGATCGTGTCTGAAGGCGTGCAGCCCAGCTTGCAGGGCCAGTCGAACCCCGGCACGCCAGGTCTGCACACCGACGAACAGGTGACCGCCTGGCGCGAGGTGACGGGCGCAGTCCATGCCAACGGCGGGCGCATCTTTGCCCAGCTGATGCACGCCGGGCGGGTGGGCCACCCAGAAGTGGCCGGCCTGACGCCGGTGGCGCCGTCGGCCGTGAGGCTGGACGCCCAGCTGTACACCGGCCCGAAAGGGCTCCTGCCAGCGCCCGTGCCGCGCGCCCTGAGTACCGCCGAGGTGCGTGACGAGGTGGAGGTCTTTGCCAATGCGGCCCGCCGCGCCGTGCAGGCTGGTTTCGACGGCACCGAGCTGCACGGCGCACACGGCTACTTTATTCAGCAGTTCCTGTCATCGAACGTGAATCAGCGCACCGACGCCTACGGAGGCTCGGTGGCGGGGCGCATTCGCTTTGCTGTCGAGGTTGCCGAGGCCACGGCGGCTGCCATCGGGCCGGAGCGGGTGGGGCTGCGGCTATCGCCGGGCGCGGGCATCTGGAGCGTTCAGGAGGAGGACGTGCCGGCGCTGTATACCGCCCTGCTGCGCGAACTGGCGCCGCTGGGGCTGGCGTATGTGCATCTGGGTCTGACGACCGATGAGGACACTTTGATGAGCCTGCGCCGGACGTGGCCAGGCCCACTCATCATTAATCCGGCTCACCCGCAAGACACGCAGCCTGCCAGTCTGGCGGTGGGTGAGGCGTGGCTCCGCAGGGGGGCGGACCTCATCAGCTATGGCCGGGCGTTTATCGCCAACCCCGATCTGGTGGAGCGGCTGCGCCAGGGGCTCCCGCTGGCTGAAGCTGAACAGGACGCCTATTACCAGGGCGACCGGCGTGGGTACCTGACCTACTCAAGCTATCAGCACTGAGCCGCACGGCAACGGGTCATCAGGTCTCCTCTGGCAGGAAATCTGGCAGGCGCGTGGCCCGGTAGGTGTAGCCCCCTGGGGTGCCGCCTGGCTGCCGGAAGTGCCAGCGCCCCTCGTAGGCGGTGCGGTCTACGTTGAAAGTGGAGTAACTGAAGTCCTCGGAGCCTTTCTCGCCGTACCAGTACCAGAATCCGCCCTCGTCAACCTGATAGGTGTAGGTGTAGTTACTGCCATCTGTGCCCATCAGGCGAGAGCGCAGGGTCTGGGTGTCGGGGTCAAACCCCGTGTACTCCACCCCCTTCTGATGACCGCCGCCCTGGTGCAAGTCAAAGGTCTGAATCAGAAAAAAGCCCCCTTCCATCCAGGCGTAGGTGACGGTGCCAGAGACCTCCGGCCCAGAAATCTGCCAAGTGCCGACCAGGGGCTCCAACTGCCGCAGGGCTGGGTGTGGGCTCTGCGGCAGCGGCTGCCCGTTGTTGTTCTCCGCCATAGAGCAGTTTAACCGGCCCCGTGTGAGACGGATTCCGATTGAATCGAGCAGCCTGCCGGGTGGAATCCGAGCGAACCTGGAAAGCGGCGCGGCAGACTTGAGAAGCGCCGCAGGAGAGCGAGAGGGAACAGTTGTAGATTCCATCGCGCGGAATCCGCATGACAGTCGTTCTGCCCTGCGCCCGGCAACTAGGCGCAGAAGGCGGCCATTCCGTTTGGAATGACCGCCTTCTGGGCACGACCCTTGGCGCAGATCGCCTGGTTTCTGAACAACCTACAGAGTGACCTGCGCCATCTTCGAGGCTTTCAGGCTTTTGCGTGGCGGCGCCGTC
Above is a genomic segment from Deinococcus betulae containing:
- a CDS encoding MerR family transcriptional regulator, producing MRIGDLAQQSGVSVRSLRYYEEQGLLYSSRSDSGQRLYAGSAVARVRLIQQLYAAGLSSRTLKELLPCLEAPVETYTPLLLGRLHAERDRISTQIAALTETRDRLDAVMATAGQAT
- a CDS encoding alkene reductase; translated protein: MTTLFDRTQLGELTLPNRLVMAPMTRARASAGGLANAAMAAYYAQRATAGLIVSEGVQPSLQGQSNPGTPGLHTDEQVTAWREVTGAVHANGGRIFAQLMHAGRVGHPEVAGLTPVAPSAVRLDAQLYTGPKGLLPAPVPRALSTAEVRDEVEVFANAARRAVQAGFDGTELHGAHGYFIQQFLSSNVNQRTDAYGGSVAGRIRFAVEVAEATAAAIGPERVGLRLSPGAGIWSVQEEDVPALYTALLRELAPLGLAYVHLGLTTDEDTLMSLRRTWPGPLIINPAHPQDTQPASLAVGEAWLRRGADLISYGRAFIANPDLVERLRQGLPLAEAEQDAYYQGDRRGYLTYSSYQH
- a CDS encoding DUF1579 domain-containing protein, whose product is MAENNNGQPLPQSPHPALRQLEPLVGTWQISGPEVSGTVTYAWMEGGFFLIQTFDLHQGGGHQKGVEYTGFDPDTQTLRSRLMGTDGSNYTYTYQVDEGGFWYWYGEKGSEDFSYSTFNVDRTAYEGRWHFRQPGGTPGGYTYRATRLPDFLPEET